A part of Podarcis muralis chromosome 13, rPodMur119.hap1.1, whole genome shotgun sequence genomic DNA contains:
- the LOC114582113 gene encoding uncharacterized protein LOC114582113, translating to MSPFSVAILLSCALVAQASQACPHPCTCYESSSFVDCHSRHLAQVPPGVPHNTWMLDLRHNNLSGLEGGGFDALWSLRILLLSHNPIVRIWPNAFRTLGFLEKMDLSHNLLVHLPHYFSDDLTSLKELKVSYNHLGALRFNSLQYLENLEKLDLSHNRVTSIERGTFRGLSGLRHLYLQSNRLTVLYNGFSFMLQNLEVLLLSNNNISAIELEAFISLHNMKLLSLTGNQLIHLKFKTFLNIQTISTHIQFAGNPWICDCDLQRVFGKIMSVRHLHVDDYENITCASPWQLAGSPLTSVDSQLCVAETATVLVITVTVLVTVIAAIVMAERNRKKNQGKNWNEPEGPFDSEK from the coding sequence ATGTCTCCCTTCTCCGTAGCCATCCTGCTGTCGTGCGCCCTGGTGGCCCAGGCCTCCCAGGCTTGCCCCCACCCGTGCACCTGCTACGAGTCCTCCAGTTTCGTGGACTGCCACAGCCGCCACTTGGCCCAAGTCCCCCCAGGCGTCCCTCACAACACATGGATGCTGGACCTGAGGCACAACAACTTGAGTGGGCTAGAGGGAGGCGGCTTTGATGCCCTGTGGTCGTTGAGGATTCTCCTCTTGTCCCACAATCCCATTGTGAGGATATGGCCCAACGCTTTCAGGACCCTGGGCTTTCTGGAGAAGATGGACCTCAGCCACAACCTCCTGGTCCACCTGCCGCACTACTTCTCGGACGACTTGACTTCTCTGAAGGAACTCAAGGTGTCCTACAACCACCTGGGAGCCTTGCGGTTCAACAGCTTGCAGTACCTGGAGAACTTGGAGAAGCTGGACCTGAGTCACAACCGGGTGACTTCGATCGAGAGAGGAACTTTCCGGGGCCTCTCCGGGCTCAGACATCTCTACCTTCAGTCTAACAGGCTTACGGTGCTCTACAACGGTTTCTCCTTCATGCTCCAGAACCTTGAGGTCCTCCTTCtgagcaacaacaacatcagcgCCATTGAGCTGGAGGCTTTCATCTCCTTGCACAACATGAAACTTCTGTCCCTGACAGGCAACCAGCTCATCCACCTCAAATTCAAGACGTTCCTGAACATCCAGACCATCAGCACCCATATCCAATTTGCAggcaacccgtggatttgcgacTGCGACCTCCAGCGTGTTTTCGGCAAGATCATGAGTGTCCGGCACCTCCACGTGGATGACTACGAGAACATCACCTGTGCCAGCCCCTGGCAGCTGGCGGGGTCACCCCTCACGTCTGTGGACAGCCAGCTGTGCGTGGCAGAGACCGCCACTGTCCTGGTTATCACTGTCACCGTCTTGGTGACGGTGATCGCTGCCATTGTCATGGCAGAGAGGAACAGGAAGAAGAACCAGGGCAAGAACTGGAATGAACCCGAAGGTCCCTTTGACTCAGAGAAATGA